One window from the genome of Malus domestica chromosome 01, GDT2T_hap1 encodes:
- the LOC103434163 gene encoding heat shock cognate 70 kDa protein-like, translating into MFPIISSTFKHIYYLDLLTLLPFSSLLSTVLLPVSQLRMAGKDKAAGHAIGIDLGTTYSCVAVWQYDHVEIIVNDQGNRTTPSYVAFTNTERLIGDGAFNQVIKNPTNTIFDAKRMIGRRFTDECVQNDIKHWPFKVIGGPSDKPMIVVTYKGVEKQFAAEEISSMILVKMREIAEAYLGSTVKNSVITVPAYFNDSQRQATKKAGGTAGLNVMRIINEPTAAAIAYGLDKKAGWYSKRNVMIFDLGGGTLDVSLLTIADSVFEVKATAGDTHLGGEDFDNRMVNHCAEQFKRKHNVDIGGNFKALRRLKNECEKAKRRLSFMSETDIDIDCLHQGVDFCLTITRAKFEQLNMDFFGKCMGPVKNCLQDAKMDISSVHDVVLAGGSSRIPKVQQLLQEVFKGKELCKGINPDEAVAYGAAVQATVLSGDNLTGKLGDFTLVDVTPLSLGVEIREEHIMSVVIPRNTRIPVKIIEIFFTTEYDNQRNVRFSIYEGESRMARDNNYLGEFELNDIPPAPRRVPKFDVCFDIDENGILYVSAEDTSTGQKKGLTFNSDRRTCEGIETLI; encoded by the exons ATGTTCCCCATAATATCTTCTACTTTCAAGCACATATATTATCTTGATCTTCTTACTCTGCTGCCATTCAGTTCTCTTCTTAGTACTGTTCTTCTTCCAGTTTCTCAGCTTAGAATGGCGGGAAAAGACAAAGCTGCAGGTCATGCAATCGGGATCGACCTGGGGACAACCTACTCGTGTGTGGCGGTGTGGCAGTATGATCATGTAGAAATCATAGTGAACGATCAGGGCAACAGGACCACTCCATCTTATGTTGCATTCACAAATACTGAGCGATTGATAGGTGATGGTGCATTCAACCAGGTCATAAAAAACCCAACCAACACCATCTTCG ACGCGAAAAGGATGATCGGTAGGAGGTTCACAGATGAATGTGTTCAAAACGATATAAAGCATTGGCCTTTTAAGGTCATTGGGGGTCCTTCCGACAAGCCAATGATTGTCGTCACATACAAGGGTGTAGAGAAACAATTTGCTGCTGAAGAAATCTCATCTATGATTCTTGTGAAAATGCGGGAGATTGCTGAGGCCTACCTTGGTTCAACTGTGAAAAATTCAGTTATCACAGTCCCTGCTTACTTTAATGACTCGCAGCGACAGGCTACGAAAAAGGCAGGTGGTACTGCTGGCCTAAATGTGATGCGCATCATCAATGAGCCGACTGCTGCAGCCATTGCTTATGGGCTTGACAAGAAGGCCGGTTGGTATAGCAAGAGAAATGTGATGATATTTGATTTGGGCGGGGGAACTTTGGATGTTTCGCTACTTACCATAGCTGACAGTGTCTTTGAAGTGAAGGCCACCGCTGGAGACACTCATCTTGGAGGTGAAGACTTTGATAACAGAATGGTCAACCACTGTGCTGAGCAATTCAAGAGGAAGCATAACGTGGACATTGGTGGAAACTTCAAGGCTCTTAGGAGGTTAAAAAATGAATGTGAGAAGGCAAAGAGGAGGCTTTCATTTATGTCTGAGACTGACATTGACATTGATTGTCTGCATCAGGGTGTTGATTTTTGTTTAACTATTACCCGTGCTAAATTTGAGCAACTCAACATGGATTTCTTCGGCAAGTGCATGGGGCCTGTGAAGAATTGTCTGCAAGATGCTAAAATGGACATAAGCAGCGTACATGATGTTGTTCTTGCTGGTGGCTCTTCCAGAATTCCCAAGGTGCAGCAGCTTTTGCAGGAGGTTTTCAAGGGAAAGGAGCTTTGCAAGGGCATTAATCCGGATGAGGCGGTGGCCTACGGTGCCGCTGTTCAAGCTACTGTCTTGAGTGGTGACAATCTAACTGGAAAGCTTGGGGACTTCACACTGGTGGATGTCACCCCTCTCTCACTTGGGGTGGAGATTCGTGAAGAACATATCATGTCAGTTGTGATTCCAAGAAACACAAGAATACCGGTCAAAATAatcgaaattttttttactaCTGAGTATGACAACCAACGGAATGTTAGGTTTTCCATTTATGAGGGTGAGAGTAGAATGGCAAGAGATAATAACTATTTGGGAGAATTTGAACTCAATGACATTCCTCCAGCTCCCAGGCGTGTTCCTAAGTTTGATGTTTGCTTTGATATTGATGAAAATGGCATCCTGTATGTCTCTGCTGAGGACACATCCACCGGCCAAAAGAAGGGGCTCACGTTCAACTCGGACAGAAGAACTTGTGAAGGAATTGAGACATTGATTTAA